A genomic window from Equus asinus isolate D_3611 breed Donkey chromosome 25, EquAss-T2T_v2, whole genome shotgun sequence includes:
- the LOC139042102 gene encoding collagen, type I, alpha 1a-like: MLTTIPPTPHSPACPDRRPGPRHSSPAAAAAAAAAAAAWRSPAPTPRPPGAARPCHRRHQPPPAASASAAPDAVALAVRRDGPPWGRRRHQATAIPTPTAPPKPRPGRPPPPPTQPGSSPQPLSTGCSSARQPARTERGPTRRPGPPPAAVQLCSCCRASRRVAGSPVRQPLGAGPPAGACGEQRKLGSAVPNDRRPDGEGASGGVPPNDRAAIQQSRPAARTRPRPRARPGGGGDGGWKCRVCPPPASRAEIAPRGRGPLERGPARRRGEGGARRAAALSRPAPGVGDGAAAAVEAGGPLALLPAGRRARPVRGAPTKTPPGAGGGRAAPPAASAPSQASGHAPRPAVRMAERSKALRSAHHSALLHVGRDAGPNPQAGSGEQRAEALDPRRPHAHGRAHGRGQAPSARAKAPGGPNPRRHDGAPSAGGPRGRGSHSAKARPPSKTALPPRHQRTPGAGPCGRAAGQSAGAKAPVPPGSLTWSAARGGRPRRRSPACGSHGRPHATALPPSPALPSPAQPRPALPCPALPCSSSGQGRGAMGAAAHGHAPSALRGEARRLGTWARPVGRRRGNAARHRSAAWHSPSRPGRAPLLLSLPATPAGRGGPPGAHGCYADGAEAAPLCRGSSAPKAATRARPRPHPNPEILTRRHPCRPASARAARSPCSERPGSQAPHLLPAPRRSGPHTRLPGRRDPPRGSPPCPLPGVTWPRALTRVGATHRDRRPSRTAPRPRTRTPSTPAGPGGELALTGRTPPTGGAGHRNVLRQSPACSAAASAAHRPAPPLCLGRNRPRTHWPRRADGARPPWRQGAGERSSPLGSSRQAGMRAGERDGVGGRRGGKGNAHRKSQLGWGEGRGGGASSGDPPRAATPYSVSSGGLVSRWGPGGQTGREGLAGPISAPGAAGPRPHAGRQTRDAPAPDRRGPGRAQRAQTRQAAAESGRRLGWREGASPQPPPAAPPREGPFGKGASRETVAAGQL, encoded by the exons atgctcaccactataccaccaacgccgcacagcccggcctgccccgacCGCCGCCCGGGCccgcgccacagcagtccggccgccgccgccgccgccgccgccgccgccgccgcctggcgcagccctgctccgacgccccgcccgcccggcgCAGCGCGGCCatgccaccggcgccaccaaccgccgcccgccgccagcgccagcgccgcgcccgacgcggtAGCCCTCGCagtccgccgggacggaccgccctGGGGGCGCCGccgccaccaagcgaccgccattcccacgccgaccgccccgccaaagccccggccgggccgcccgccgccccctccCACCCAGCCCGGCtcctcgccccagcccctctccacaggctgctcctcGGCGAGGCAGCCggcgcgcaccgagagaggacccacccgccgcccgggCCCCcccccggcagctgtgcagctgtgcagctgctgccgcgcgtcgcgtcgcgtcgcagggagccccgtgcgccagccgctgggggcggggccgccgGCCGGcgcctgcggggagcagaggaagctcggctcggccgtgccgaacgaccgccgccccgacggcgagggggcctcgggaggggtcccc ccaaacgaccgcgcTGCCATCCAGCAAAgccggcccgcggcccgcacacgaccccgaccgcgcgcccggcccggcggcggcggcgacggcggctggaaatgccgagtctgccCGCCCCCggcctcccgtgcggagatcgcgccgcgaggaagaggccctctcgagagagggccagcgaggcggcgaggagaagggggcgcgcgccgggccgcggccttgtcccggccggcgcccggggtgggcgacggggcggcggcggcggtggaggcCGGCggtccgctggccttgctccctgccggccggcgcgcgcgtcccgtccgtggcgcgcccacaaagacgccgCCAGGCGCCGGCGGCGGCCGGgcggccccgccggccgcgtcggctcccagccaggcgagcggccacgcgcccaggcccgccgtcaggatggccgagcggtctaaggcgctgcgttcag cccaccacagcgccctcctgCACGTCGGCCGAGACGCGGGCCCGAACCcgcaagctggctccggggagcagcgagccgaagccctggatccccgtcgcccacacgcccACGGccgggcccacggccggggccaagccccgtctgcacgcgcgaaggcgcccgggggcccaaacccacgacgacacgacggcgcgcccTCCGCGGGCGGCCCACGGGGCCgtggcagccactctgccaaagcgcgcccgccatccaagaccgcgctcccGCCCCGCCACCAACGCACCCCCGGAGCCGGACCCTGCGGGCGAGCCGccggccagagcgcaggcgccaaAGCTCCAGTGCCCCCCGGGTCTCTTACCTGGAGCGCCGCccgcggcgggcggccgaggcggcgctccccagcctgcggctcccacggccgcccccacgccacggccctcccgcccagcccagccctgcccagccctgcccagccccgccccgccctgccctgccctgccctgccctgctcgtCCTCGGGGCAGGGCCGCGGGGCCATGGGCGCCgccgcgcacggccacgcgcccagcgcactccgcggggaagcccgccgcctggggacttgggcacggcccgtgggtcgtcgaaggggGAACGCCGCCCGCCACAGATCGGCCGCCTGGCACTCGCCGAGCCGGCCAGGCCGGGCGCcgctcctgctctccctcccggcgacgccggcagggcGCGGCGGCCCCCCCGGGGCCCACGGCTGCTACGCGGATggggccgaggccgccccgctctgtcgcggctcctccgcgccgAAAGCAGCCACCCGCGCCCG ccctcgtccccaccccaaccccgaGATcctcacccgccgccacccgtgccggccgGCGAGTGCCcgggccgcccggagcccctgctcgGAGCGGCCCGGCTCccaagccccgcacctcctcccgGCCCCGCGGCGCTCCGGGCCGCACACCCGACTCCCTGGCCGCCGCGACCCACCccgcggctcaccgccgtgccctcttcctggggtcacttggccccgtgccctgacccgcgtgggggccacccaccgggaccgacgcccATCCCGcaccgcgccccgcccccgcacgcggacgcccagcaccccggccgggcccggtGGGGAGCtcgcgctcacggggcgcaccccgCCCACCGGGGGCGCCGGGCACAGGAACGtgctccgtcaaagtccagcgtgcTCTGCGGCAGCTTCTGCCGCTCATCGCCcggcccctcccctctgcctcggccggaaccgtCCCCGGACACACTGGCCCCGCCGGGCCGACGGCGCGCGCCCGccgtggcggcaaggggccggagagcgttcatctcctttggggagcagccggCAGGCGGGGATGCGGGCcggagagagggatggcgtgggtggacgccgaggcgggaaggggaacgcccATCGAAAGTCCCAGctcgggtggggggaggggcgtgggggaggtgCGAGCTCCGGGGACCCGCCCCGCGCCGCCA ctccctaCTCTGTCTCCTCCGGCGGGTTGGTCTCGCGCTGGGGGCCCGGAGGACAGACGGGCCGGGAGGGCCTGGCCGGGCCCATCTCCGCCCCTGGCGCGGCCGGCCCTCGGCCCCACGCCGGGCGCCAGACCCGAGacgccccggcgcccgaccgccGGGGCCCCGGGCGCGCGCAGCGGGCCcagacccggcaggcggcggcggaaAGCGGCCGGCGTCTTGGCTGGCGCGAGGGCGccag cccccagcccccaccggcggccccacctcgggagggacccTTTGGCAAGGGAGCCagccgcgaaactgtcgcggccggCCAGCTGTGA